A segment of the Terribacillus aidingensis genome:
CGATCTCATCTGTAACCGTATTGGAAACGATGAGCGGCTTCATTTCTTTTTTCAATGTGTAATCATCATTGATCTCTACAATACCGATTGCACCATTAGCCAGTTCCGCTGTGGACTTCTTATCGCTGTTTTGCAGCTGATTGAATTCTTCACGGAAGAACTTCATACCATTGCCGTAGTATGCACGATTATAAAGGGATTCTTCGCCAGAGTAGCCAAACTCTGTACCAGTATTAGCTTCGAATACTAGATACTTCTTACCTTTATCTTCAATGTAATGCGGATCACGCAATGTGTGGTTGTTGGCAAAATTACGGTCTTCAAATGCTTTATTCACATTTTCATATGTCTTTCCGTTGCCGCCATCATAAATGGACTTATAGTCTTCCACGCCATCAACTTGCAAGCTGCTTGTATCCTTTTCAGACACGTTCACCTGCGCAGTTGTCAAAGTTTGTTTACCAAAGATGCCTTGGCTTTCATCAAAGCCGCCGCGGTTTGTATAGAACAAGCGGATCTCGCCATCGATGAAGGCAGCAGAGCCAGACCATTCCTCCTGCTGACCAGCAAGTATTTTATCACCATTGAATTTATCATTGTCATCAAATACACGACCGGCATTCTTCCATGCATCAGCCGAATCATCGCCTGATTTTTTATAGAACATGTAAATGAATGTATCACTTGCATCTTTTGGATCACCAGCTAGCCCGAAAACAATTTGGTATCCATTGTAATCCGCTACTGTACCGTCCGGGTTTTGGAGCGGCCATGTATCCCAGACATCCATTTTGATTTCATTACCATTTTCATCGATCTTTGTAGCCGACTCGATATTTTTGATGGAAGAAGCATCAAAGCTAGGAACAGTATACCGTTCGTCCCCGTGCTGCCCGATCATTTCCTTCATGTCCTGACGTGTGATTTGTGAGGTACCATACGTTTCTTTGTACGGCTTCACATTTCCACCCTCATTGTTCGCCGAAGCCACTGTCAAACTGCTTCCCAGTACCAACGCTGCACTCAGTGAAACGACACTTGCTTTTAACGCCCGTTTCCGAAATTTCATCCCGTATTCCTCCTATGTATGATTGCTAATCCCGTGTAAGACAAGCCTTGGCAAACCTGACTTACGAGCTCAGTATAGGACAGTAAAACAAAAACCGGGATGGCTTATCTTGATCTTATTTTTGTCTAAATTTGATATCCATACAAAAAGTCCCTCCTGATTAGGGACTTCTACACTAGTGAGAGGAAACATTTTGGCGCCATGCATGATCCAGGTCCTGCAGTGCATCCCACTTCGACATCTCTTCATTCACGTATTGTTTCAGGATTCGGCCAAAGGCATCCTTCATAAACGGCGAATAGGAGGACCAATTAAAGTTCCGTCGCTCCTGCTGATCATATTGTCTCCACGCATCTCCGCTCAAGCTGGTTTCAGGCGGCTGAACAGTGCGGAATGCAGAAATGAAGCGAAGGTGTTCTGTTTGATATGCATGCCCTTCTTCAGATTCTGCCATCCATTTCAGGAATCGCTTCGCCTCCCTTTTCTCAGCTGCCCCGGATTGCTTATTGACGACCCAATAACTAGGCACACCAGTCACCAGCTGCGCATCCCCTCCGTCATCAAGTGGTATCGGAAACATTCCTGCATCCAGATCCGGCGCTTGTTTTGCCAATAGCGGCTCAACCCAATTCCCCTGAACAATCATAGCTGCCTCTCCTTTTTGGAAAGCTTCCATCTCAGCGTAATAATCTGCCGTTGCCGCATGCGGTTCTCCGTAAGCAAGTGTCAGATCCAGAAAACGCAGCATATTATGAAAGCTATCATTATCCGTAAAGCTTGCCTTACCTTCTGCCAGTTCCGACATAAACGCTTCGGGATCAGATTGCTCTGCGAAAGCTAAACTTGTTAAATGATGCCCAAGCTTCCATTCCTCGTAATAGCCATTGGCAAAAGGTGTCACACCTGCCTTTTTGAGCTGAGACGCCGCTCTCTCAAGCTCTGTATACGTATCAGGAAGCTCGTTGATACCCGCTTTCTCAAATAACACCTTATTATAAATAATGCCGAATCCTTCAATATTCATCGGCATGCCATACACCTTTCCACCCTCAGTAATGGGATCGAGTGTACCATCCCTAGCATCCGATACCCACGATTCCCCGCTCAAGTCCTCCAAGTAGCGCATCCACTCTTTCGTAGCAGTATAGCCGACATTGGTGAAGATATCCGGACCTTCCCCTACTGCCATTTGTGTTTTCAAATCAGAGAAATCATCCGAAATACCACCCACCGTTTCTACCTGGATATGAACATGGGGATGCGTCTTTTCATACATGCTAACCATGTCCTCGAACTCGGAAGCAACCTCCACTTTTGGATTACGAATTGTAAGGCTGACTGTTTCTTCTGCTTGCTTCTTCTCTTTTTCTGGTGGCATATTGCTGGCGGAAAGCAGCAGTAAAAGGATCGCAAAAAGTCCGTATAACAGTTTCTTTTTCATAATAATTATCTTTCCTCCCCCTGCTCATTATGCTCAGTTCTATAAGCAGTCGGGGTTAATCCTGTTTCCTTTTTGAATAGCTTCGAGAAATAGACTTCATCTTGATAGCCAAGCAGCCTGGCTATGTCATACATCGTTTTGTCGGTTATCTCCAGCCATTGCTTCGCCTGCTTCATACGGCAATCTGTCACATACCGGGATAATGTCATCCCGGTCTCTTGCTTGAATTTACGTGAAATATGCTCCTTTGACAGGAAGAAGAGCTTTGATAATCGCTCCAGGCTTACATCCTCCATGTAGTAGCTCTGTACATAAGCAACGATGTCTTGGCCGCGCTGTTCACTTTCCAGTTCTTCAAGTCTCCTAATGGTGCGATAACGATGCTCCGCCAGCTCTACTGTAAGCTGCTCGAATACAGAAGAAATCTCTTCCAGAGAACGCAGCGTCTTTTGTACAAGCCGTACGGGTATATCCAAATGCTGACGCAGCCAATTCTCTATCTGCAGCCACTGATCAGCTGCAGACATAACAACATACAAGTTATCCTCTTGCTGGAAACGGAATACATCACCAATTGCATATCGATGCAGTTCACTCGTCAGATCTTCCATTACTTGGTCCGGCTGATGCATATGATAAAAAGACAGCAACGTAAGATCGATTTTCTCTTCCTGCGGCAAAACATTTTGTAAGATGGAGAAATCCTTCAGCTCTCCCATACACAATGCCGAAACCTGCTGTTCCAAAATCAGCCTCCTCGCATCCCCGAGAACCTCTGCTTCGTTCTCCAGATACTGCTTATCAGCGATAATGGCTTGCGTCACGTTCTCCAGCACCTTAGTAAAAGCATCCGGATCGATTGGCTTCAGCAAATAATCAAAGCTGTTGAATTGAATAGCTTTTCGCATGAACTGGTAGTCATCATAACCAGTTACAAGAATGCACTTACCTCGGTAGTCAGCAGCATGCAACTGCTCCATCAGTTCAATGCCGTTCATACGCGGCATCTTGATATCAGTGAAAATGATCTCCGGCTGCTCCGATTCAATAAGCTCAAGCGCCTCTTCCCCGTCACTTGCTTCCAAAAGAACAGTTATTCCATTCTGCTCCCACTCACCAAGCGCACGCAGCACCTCACGCCCATTTCTTTCATCATCCACGAGTAACGCCTTCATGCTACTGACCTCCCTGCTCCTGTGCCGGAATACAAATCGTGACCTCAAACCCTTTTCCGTTCATATTATCAATTTGAAACGCTGCCTTATCGCCATGATGCAGCTGGATACGCTCCGCGATATTTTGCAGCCCTGTTCCGCCAGCAGCTCCCTTGCGCAGCAGACGAATCTCATCGGCGCTCACTGTTGCACCGTAGCTAGCTGCGCTGAATATCAGCAATCCGTCTCTTTCCGTTCCCTTTAGGATAAAGCTGCTTTTGTCTCGCATAGTTTCATAGCTATGCTTGAAGTAATTTTCTACAAGCGGCTGCAGCAGCATGCTTGGTATTCTGTATTCCTGCATATTCTTCTCTACTTGAATAGCAATCGGTAAATCTGCTCCAAAACGTTCTTTTTGCAATGTGATATAGGAGTCAATATAACCAAGCTCCTCCCGCACCGGTACGAGCTGATCGGCCTGCAATGCATATCGCATCATTTTGGATAAGGATACGAGCAACTTGTACACCTCCCGGTCATCAGACCGCAGCGCAACAGCTCCGATGGATTGCAATGCATTGAAGAGGAAATGCGGATTCACTTGTGATTTGAGCATTCTAAGCTGACTCTCTCTTGCCTCTAACTCAAGCCTATATTCACGTGCGATATGGGAATCGATTCGATTCAGCATCTCCTGCATATGCGCAGACAGGTGGCCAATTTCATCCTTACGGTCTGTTTTAAGCTGGACGTTCATCTGACCGCCTTCTATGGATCGTACCTTCTCACTTAATGTAATAATCGGTTTTGTAAACACACGGGAAACGACCAGAACCAGTATGGTCCCCAATAGGACAACGCCGATGCCTAATACGACATTCGTCCAGGCCGTCTCCCTCGCATCACGAAACAGCTCATCCTTTGATGTAACCTTGATCAGCTGCCAGTCAGCTAAAGGCTTGCCCAGCTCCTCCCGAAGGACGATATTTTCTCCCTCCGCAGCTAATTGAGACTCGTCCATATTTGTGCCGATCTGTTGAGAATCTTTGCTGTAGACGATCTCTTCCTTTCCATTCACAAGCAACACCTGTGTCCCTGCTTCTCTTGTGATAGCCTCAAGCAGCCGCGAGAAAGATGATACTTCTATATCAGTCGTCAGGAATCCTAGAAATTCTCCGCTAAGTACGTCTGTTATCCTATGCTGGATCGGCAGCACGATTGTATTGTCCGATTCCGGAACGATCGCTACTTTGTCTTCGTTCACGAGCACATGAGGAGTTTCCAGCATGTATGCTTCCTTCGACTCGTTCATCTCCCTGAAAGGTGAGTGCTCCAGATAATCCGGAGCAGGCTTTGGAGCACCGACATTTGATTGGTAAACCGTCAAAGACTGCTGATCTTGTTGAAAATAAAACCGCAGCTGCCGGATATCCGGTCGTGTCGCCGCATATGTCTCCACACTATTTTCAAAAGCTCGCACATGCTCTGTCGTTTCTGCCAGCATGCCATTCTCCAGTACCTGCTGGACCTCTGGCATATTGAACAAGCTGTAAGGCAGCCGGACCATCTCCTCTGCGTACTGTTCCAAATCTGCCCCGCTCTCATTTAATTCCTCTCGGCTCCTAGCCAAATCCCGCTCCTCGATACTCGATTTGCTATTCTCATAAATAAAAATCACAAAGAGAAAATAAGGCAGAATGATGAATAAGAGCAGCATGATGAATAACCGAGTCCTAATGCTCATGAATGCCTTCCTTCCATACCGTCCGTTGAAATAGTCAAACTTACCCTATAACATGCCCAATCAGCCGTCAATCCAACTTAAGTTACAATCAAAGATCCCGATAAACAGCGAAACATCGTTTTCACTCCCGCATATATGCTTCCACAGCCTGGACATCCCGAAATGGAAACCTTATCAAACATTTAATGTTAAAACACTGGATAAAAGGGAACAGTGAACATGGAGCATTTTTTCAGCTAAAAAACGAATTAAAGGAGTGGCAGATATGAACGACAAGCAATTTGATATCATTAAAAACGGCAAAGGCTTCATCGCAGCATTGGATCAAAGCGGCGGCAGCACACCGAAAGCATTGGCAGAGTACGGCGTATCCGAAGATGCTTATTCAAACGAAGACGAGATGTTCAAGCTCGTCCACGACATGCGCACACGTATCATCACTTCCCCTGCATTCAACAAAGACAAGATTCTAGGAGCTATCCTATTCGAACAGACGATGGATCGGGAAATCGAAGGCAAGTACACAGCTGATTACCTTTGGGAAGAAAAAGGGATTGTTCCATTCCTGAAAGTCGATAAAGGTTTGGCAGAGGAAAAAGACGGCGTTCAGCTGATGAAACCGATCGATAACCTGAACGAAACACTCGGCCGCGCATCCGAACGACATATTTTCGGAACAAAAATGCGTTCGGTCATCAAAGAGCCTAACGTCAGCGGCATCAAAGCGGTCGTCGACCAGCAATTTGAAATCGGAAAAAGCATCATCGCAGCTGGGCTCGTCCCGATAATTGAACCAGAAGTGAATATCCATAGTGAAGATAAAGAAAAGTGCGAAGAGATTCTTCGCGATGAAATCTTCCGCCATCTGAATGATCTATCGGAAGAAGAAAACGTCATGCTCAAGCTCTCCATCCCGACGAAAGCGAACCTATACAAAGAGCTGACCGAGCACCCGCGCGTCGTCCGCGTTGTTGTTCTATCCGGCGGTTATTCCCGTGACGAAGCAAATGAAAAACTGAAGGAAAATGAAGACTTGATAGCCAGCTTCTCCCGCGCATTGGCAGCAGATTTAAACGCAAATCAGTCTGAGGAAGATTTCAATGGAGCATTGAAGGATGCCGTGGATACGATTTATGATGCGTCTGTAAATAAGAAATGATGAAAAGCCGGAGAGCTGACGCTTTCCGGCTTGCTTTACTTTACCCAAACTAAACTATCATACTTGCCCATTACAAGCATTTATATTAACGATTGCACGAGAGCTATCGCCCAATGAAGACACAAGAAAATCAGGAATAAGCTTAACCCTCCTATAAATAAAATTAGTAAGCCCATCTGGTAAGAATTAGGGTTTTTATCAGCAAAATCCTTCTTGATTAGAGATCTAATTAATTTGAATAAAAACCAAATCAATACACAACTAACCGCTAGTACTAACAGAATGTACACAATATCTGTAATTAAATAAATTGCATCCAAAATAGCAGAATTCCAATTATAATAGGAAAACAGGTCATACCCGAATAGATCCAGTATTACTAAAACTGCTATAAGCGGCACCATTATGTATGCAGTTCTGCGTTCTTTTCTTCTGCGCTCTTCCTTATATCTTCGTATACTCTCTTTCTGTTCCTTAGATGGGCCTGGCCTATTTTTCTTTCTTTTTTTGTTTCTTGCCATTATAAACCCTCCATTAATAGGCATTATATATGCAAAAAAATACCATATTACAATATAAATATATCAGGAACAAAAACCGAGATAGAATACGTCCTTTTTCACATTCCAAATACAGTTTTGAGAGCTTTTATTTAAAATACAAATCTTCTAATCTTTCTTGATCTAGGTTATTTGATAAATCGATAAAAAAGTTTTGTTGCCACTTTTGCGTTTGTGCAGCTGTGTTATTTAAATCTCTTTCCCAAGAAGGGTATACTCGTATTGCCATTTTCCCTTTGATAGTTTCATTACTCAAAATTCCTTTTTCTAATAGTTTAGATTTCGGGAATATAAACTGACCCCTCAAATCGTTATCTATTATCGAAATTATAACTTTATCGGGACTTTCCGAAAAACTATAAGGTTGATTCTTATTATTTTCATCTTTTTCCCAAAACACTACAAAGTAGCCTCTTTTTTTAGGTGTTGCTTTGGCTAAACGGCTTCGATATGTTTTGTTCTCAATTTCAATCAACAAGCCTTCGTAGTCTTTATTATGATCTTCTGTAATCACTTTAGTAATTGTAGATTGATTAAAATTGGAAACGATATCTTCTATTAGCATCTTTGATTTTAGCAATTTAATTTCACCTCATTATATGTATACTTTTCAAGATAATTTATACAGACTCTAAACCTGGTGTAAATCAATGCTCCATAGTTCACCTGCCTGCAAAAAAGCCAGAGACGATATAGAATCTCTGGCTTTTTTTCTAATTTAATCCTTCGACATAATGCCGAGGAATCGCAATATATTCATAAACAAGTTGATAAAGTCCAAATACAGATTCAATGCCATTAGCGGAATCATCTCTTCTGTAACATGGTCTCTCGCCATTTGATTAAAATCATACAAGATGTAAAGAGAAAAGACGACAGAACCAATGCCTGAGAAAGCCAATAACGTGGTATCACTATACGGAACAAAAATTCCGATCAAACCTGTAACGATCAACGCAATCAAGGCTACAAATAAGAATCCGCCAAGGAAAGAGAAATCTCTTTTCGATTTAACTCCTACCAGCGCCATTACTCCGAAGATAACAAACGTCGTCGTGAAGGCATACAGGACGATGTTGGCTCCGCCAATGGAAGCATAATAAGCTACTGCCGGATACGTCGTGATACCCGAAATTACAGCAAAGATATAAATGAACGTATAGCTGACAGCCTTCTTCCTTCTAAGCCAGAAGGCAGCAATCAGCATACCTAATTCCACTACGATTAACGGCAGAATAAGCACAGGCGGCACAAAATGACCAGCATAGATTCCGATAGTCGCTAATAATAGCGTCATGAGGAATGTCTGCAGTACCTTCTGCATGATTGTTTTTTGATTTGATAGTGCGTATTCCAAGTTCATCTCTCCAGTTTCTAAAGATATTGTTAAGTTATATACGCAACACTTTAGCAAATGTTTCATTTTCTTCACAATTTTTGTAGAATCATGCGCTAGAGAAATGCATTTAAACTGACTTGGCCCTCTTAAAGAAATAGCAATTGTCTTGGAGCCTACAATTTTAGAACAAATGAAAACCCTGATTAAGAAAATCTCTAATCAAGGTTAATTGGATAGTTAAATTAATTAGGCGCTCTCGGCCCGAACTTTCTCAAGCCAATTTTTGGCAACTGACCCTGCAGTATTGTTAGGATCATTTGTATGGATAAGGTCATATTTATAATTTGCAACAATCTTATTGGCCTGTACATCGTAAATAATCTTAATTTCCGTTGGCATTTCGCGATCGTATTTCTTACATAATTTAATCATTTCTTTAATATCATCGTTTATGATTCTAACAACCGCTTTTTGTCGCTCAACTGACGTATCATATAAGAATTTTTCTTCTCCATCACTTAGCACATCATTTAGTTTGTGTCTTTCTAGAATATGCCCGTTGATATCATAAAAAAAGTCGTTAGAAATAAATCCTTCCTCGTGTGAGCAATATATATATATTTTATTCGCTCTTTCAGAAACATACTCTAAACATATAGAAACCATATCTGCTTGCAAATCACTAAAGAAATCCTCAAATACTTTACTCAATTCGCTCACCCCTAATTTAGTATACTTATTTCCTCGTACTTGCCGTCTACCTCATACTGTACGATAAATTCCGATGGCCGTGTATTCTTTCCATCGTATTTAATCTCAACATCTACTTTCACGGGTTTAGGAGGAATTTCTTTTAAAGCAGCTGCCCACTCATCCTCAAGCTTTTTATACTGCTTTAAGTTAACATCAGATAACTGCGACACCAAATTATCAATCTTAGGTGAACCCCCGAACCTATCACCAGCTAAATGACCTGCATGATCCTGTCCCTTTACTTTACCTAGTGTATTCTTACTGTGAGGTAATCTCTCTTCTCTTGTTGTTAATTGTAATTTTTCCGCCTCGAATTTTGTAATCCTTCCTGAAGCATCTGTTTCATAAAAATAATCGTACTCGCCCGTTTGATATCTAATATTTGGCTTCAGCCTGTTTCTTCTTCCGTTCGTAAACTGTTGCCCTTTTTCTACAACTGTTTTTACATCACTTGCACCGGAATCCCCTGCACCTGTGAGCCTAGAAGGCCCAAGTCGGTTCGCTACTTTTGCTGCACCCTTCTCAAGCTTATTAAAATTACCAGGAGATGCAAGTATTAAACCATTATCTGTTACAGCGCCAACTTGAGGAAACATATTTAATACCCTAGTAATACCCGCATCTCCCATTCGCGCAACTCTAACAGCTTCTTCTCCTAGCTTATTTTTTAGAATGTTTGTAGTATTAGTAACTGTGTGAGTAGCGCTCCTTAATCTTGCCGCAGTCTGCTGACCTGCTGTCTCTACTAATCTCACTACCTTTGACGTTTGATTAGTAATGTTGTCGGCGAGAGAGGAACTAAGTTTTGTCTTATTTAACAAGCTCCCTATATCTACCACCTTGCTTGTCGTACGCGCTGTTCCAGCAAAGCTCGTCACAGCCTTTCCAACAGGCAGAACATCAAGCGGTGCAAGCAAACCCCTCGTCCATCGTTCCGATGTATCCAGCTCCCGGCCTGAAGCCCAGTCCTGACCAGAAATAGCACTTCCCATTTCAACTGTCGCATAAGCCGCTCCTAGTACAGCACCAGCTGGCGGACACACAACAGTTACGCCGACGATGACGACGAGGGCTGCTATATTCACCCAAAATTCTTTTGTAAACTGCCCGTCCTCAATGGACTCATATTCAAAGGCTCGCGTGTTGACGGC
Coding sequences within it:
- a CDS encoding MepB family protein; the protein is MLKSKMLIEDIVSNFNQSTITKVITEDHNKDYEGLLIEIENKTYRSRLAKATPKKRGYFVVFWEKDENNKNQPYSFSESPDKVIISIIDNDLRGQFIFPKSKLLEKGILSNETIKGKMAIRVYPSWERDLNNTAAQTQKWQQNFFIDLSNNLDQERLEDLYFK
- a CDS encoding DNA/RNA non-specific endonuclease, whose product is MDVKYRSSQWDKTKDSLRNLIGLGVWGKGMIDTMKDITDNLDEASEKVAKYDSDGVVSFSYTSDKDKYQRLFEDFKVLEDYSGSVGDIVEDTIDQPFYEDIDAFVQKVRDSSISNYTTSNHIGATETIPISYYGTYQEYETEKTEITIDDILSGDNYYADQIKASFEEWKVQNPDEDISYEDYRTAAVNTRAFEYESIEDGQFTKEFWVNIAALVVIVGVTVVCPPAGAVLGAAYATVEMGSAISGQDWASGRELDTSERWTRGLLAPLDVLPVGKAVTSFAGTARTTSKVVDIGSLLNKTKLSSSLADNITNQTSKVVRLVETAGQQTAARLRSATHTVTNTTNILKNKLGEEAVRVARMGDAGITRVLNMFPQVGAVTDNGLILASPGNFNKLEKGAAKVANRLGPSRLTGAGDSGASDVKTVVEKGQQFTNGRRNRLKPNIRYQTGEYDYFYETDASGRITKFEAEKLQLTTREERLPHSKNTLGKVKGQDHAGHLAGDRFGGSPKIDNLVSQLSDVNLKQYKKLEDEWAAALKEIPPKPVKVDVEIKYDGKNTRPSEFIVQYEVDGKYEEISILN
- a CDS encoding fructose bisphosphate aldolase; translated protein: MNDKQFDIIKNGKGFIAALDQSGGSTPKALAEYGVSEDAYSNEDEMFKLVHDMRTRIITSPAFNKDKILGAILFEQTMDREIEGKYTADYLWEEKGIVPFLKVDKGLAEEKDGVQLMKPIDNLNETLGRASERHIFGTKMRSVIKEPNVSGIKAVVDQQFEIGKSIIAAGLVPIIEPEVNIHSEDKEKCEEILRDEIFRHLNDLSEEENVMLKLSIPTKANLYKELTEHPRVVRVVVLSGGYSRDEANEKLKENEDLIASFSRALAADLNANQSEEDFNGALKDAVDTIYDASVNKK
- a CDS encoding Bax inhibitor-1/YccA family protein: MQKVLQTFLMTLLLATIGIYAGHFVPPVLILPLIVVELGMLIAAFWLRRKKAVSYTFIYIFAVISGITTYPAVAYYASIGGANIVLYAFTTTFVIFGVMALVGVKSKRDFSFLGGFLFVALIALIVTGLIGIFVPYSDTTLLAFSGIGSVVFSLYILYDFNQMARDHVTEEMIPLMALNLYLDFINLFMNILRFLGIMSKD
- a CDS encoding response regulator, with product MKALLVDDERNGREVLRALGEWEQNGITVLLEASDGEEALELIESEQPEIIFTDIKMPRMNGIELMEQLHAADYRGKCILVTGYDDYQFMRKAIQFNSFDYLLKPIDPDAFTKVLENVTQAIIADKQYLENEAEVLGDARRLILEQQVSALCMGELKDFSILQNVLPQEEKIDLTLLSFYHMHQPDQVMEDLTSELHRYAIGDVFRFQQEDNLYVVMSAADQWLQIENWLRQHLDIPVRLVQKTLRSLEEISSVFEQLTVELAEHRYRTIRRLEELESEQRGQDIVAYVQSYYMEDVSLERLSKLFFLSKEHISRKFKQETGMTLSRYVTDCRMKQAKQWLEITDKTMYDIARLLGYQDEVYFSKLFKKETGLTPTAYRTEHNEQGEER
- a CDS encoding glycoside hydrolase family 68 protein, which gives rise to MKFRKRALKASVVSLSAALVLGSSLTVASANNEGGNVKPYKETYGTSQITRQDMKEMIGQHGDERYTVPSFDASSIKNIESATKIDENGNEIKMDVWDTWPLQNPDGTVADYNGYQIVFGLAGDPKDASDTFIYMFYKKSGDDSADAWKNAGRVFDDNDKFNGDKILAGQQEEWSGSAAFIDGEIRLFYTNRGGFDESQGIFGKQTLTTAQVNVSEKDTSSLQVDGVEDYKSIYDGGNGKTYENVNKAFEDRNFANNHTLRDPHYIEDKGKKYLVFEANTGTEFGYSGEESLYNRAYYGNGMKFFREEFNQLQNSDKKSTAELANGAIGIVEINDDYTLKKEMKPLIVSNTVTDEIERPNIFKKDDKFYLFTSTRGAKMTIDGIDDEDIYMLGYVSNSLTGPYKPMNKSGIVLHQDLDPNDLTWTYAHYVIPQKKSDDFVVTSYMTNRGFFQDHKSTFAPSFLLDIDGKRSSVVEDGILEQGQITYEEE
- a CDS encoding extracellular solute-binding protein, with amino-acid sequence MKKKLLYGLFAILLLLLSASNMPPEKEKKQAEETVSLTIRNPKVEVASEFEDMVSMYEKTHPHVHIQVETVGGISDDFSDLKTQMAVGEGPDIFTNVGYTATKEWMRYLEDLSGESWVSDARDGTLDPITEGGKVYGMPMNIEGFGIIYNKVLFEKAGINELPDTYTELERAASQLKKAGVTPFANGYYEEWKLGHHLTSLAFAEQSDPEAFMSELAEGKASFTDNDSFHNMLRFLDLTLAYGEPHAATADYYAEMEAFQKGEAAMIVQGNWVEPLLAKQAPDLDAGMFPIPLDDGGDAQLVTGVPSYWVVNKQSGAAEKREAKRFLKWMAESEEGHAYQTEHLRFISAFRTVQPPETSLSGDAWRQYDQQERRNFNWSSYSPFMKDAFGRILKQYVNEEMSKWDALQDLDHAWRQNVSSH
- a CDS encoding DUF600 domain-containing protein codes for the protein MVSICLEYVSERANKIYIYCSHEEGFISNDFFYDINGHILERHKLNDVLSDGEEKFLYDTSVERQKAVVRIINDDIKEMIKLCKKYDREMPTEIKIIYDVQANKIVANYKYDLIHTNDPNNTAGSVAKNWLEKVRAESA
- a CDS encoding sensor histidine kinase — encoded protein: MSIRTRLFIMLLLFIILPYFLFVIFIYENSKSSIEERDLARSREELNESGADLEQYAEEMVRLPYSLFNMPEVQQVLENGMLAETTEHVRAFENSVETYAATRPDIRQLRFYFQQDQQSLTVYQSNVGAPKPAPDYLEHSPFREMNESKEAYMLETPHVLVNEDKVAIVPESDNTIVLPIQHRITDVLSGEFLGFLTTDIEVSSFSRLLEAITREAGTQVLLVNGKEEIVYSKDSQQIGTNMDESQLAAEGENIVLREELGKPLADWQLIKVTSKDELFRDARETAWTNVVLGIGVVLLGTILVLVVSRVFTKPIITLSEKVRSIEGGQMNVQLKTDRKDEIGHLSAHMQEMLNRIDSHIAREYRLELEARESQLRMLKSQVNPHFLFNALQSIGAVALRSDDREVYKLLVSLSKMMRYALQADQLVPVREELGYIDSYITLQKERFGADLPIAIQVEKNMQEYRIPSMLLQPLVENYFKHSYETMRDKSSFILKGTERDGLLIFSAASYGATVSADEIRLLRKGAAGGTGLQNIAERIQLHHGDKAAFQIDNMNGKGFEVTICIPAQEQGGQ